One segment of Chelmon rostratus isolate fCheRos1 chromosome 17, fCheRos1.pri, whole genome shotgun sequence DNA contains the following:
- the LOC121621461 gene encoding ornithine decarboxylase-like isoform X2 — translation MERHTGCAPVSTNGAVMHASSPEKCDIDVLDDGRSISDFIDQKIKELESQGSEEPFYVVSLDSVFQRHGRWLASLPRVKPFYAVKCNNTPAVLRMLSALGTGFDCASKREIQLALDLGATPDKIIYAHPTKPRSHIRYACAHGVNLMTFDSEDELLKIALCHAKAKLVLRIAVDDSESLFRLSPKFGARLATVGKLLERAGELGLEVTGVSFHVGSGCTASLAFKHAIEDARRVFDIANMYGVQMTLLDIGGGFSGREDFQVKFEEFSDVINGALDELFPPDSGVQIIAEPGRYYVESAFTLAANVIARRVVTDDVDEHSNGEENSHNRRMMYYLNDGVYGSLSCFLTDATCSEVQPYLHRAVESSERRYRSIIWGPTCDSIDKVMDNYWIPELYVGDWLLVDNMGAYSVSLSSDFNSFEKAHICPVVTAETWRASNLSHIYNIIC, via the exons ATGGAGAGGCACACAGGCTGTG CACCAGTTTCTACAAATGGAGCAGTCATGCATGCTTCGTCCCCTGAAAAGTGTGACATCGATGTTTTAGATGATGGAAGGAGCATCAGTGACTTCATAGaccagaaaataaaagagcttGAGTCACAG GGGAGTGAAGAGCCTTTCTATGTGGTCAGTCTGGACAGCGTGTTTCAGAGGCACGGCAGGTGGCTCGCCAGCTTGCCTCGAGTTAAGCCCTTCTATGCAGTGAAGTGCAACAACACGCCGGCGGTCCTGAGGATGCTAAGTGCTCTGGGCACAGGTTTCGACTGTGCTAGCAAG CGTGAGATTCAGCTGGCCCTTGATCTCGGAGCAACGCCGGATAAAATCATTTACGCCCATCCAACCAAACCGCGGTCGCACATCAGATACGCCTGTGCTCATGGGGTCAACTTGATGACTTTTGATAGCGAGGACGAACTCCTAAAGATTGCTCTTTGTCATGCCAAAGCCAA ACTGGTCCTCCGCATCGCAGTGGATGATTCAGAATCCCTGTTCAGACTCAGTCCAAAGTTCGGAGCCAGACTGGCGACGGTGGGCAAGCTGCTGGAACGTGCCGGAGAGCTGGGCCTGGAGGTCACCGGGGTCAGCTTCCACGTAGGCAGCGGGTGCACTGCAAGTTTGGCATTCAAGCATGCTATAGAAGACGCCCGACGTGTCTTTGACATCGCG aatatGTACGGTGTCCAGATGACTCTCTTGGATATTGGTGGAGGGTTCTCTGGGAGGGAGGACTTTCAAGTGAAATTTGAAGAG TTTTCAGATGTCATCAACGGAGCACTGGACGAACTGTTCCCGCCTGACAGTGGCGTGCAGATTATTGCAGAACCGGGTCGATACTACGTGGAGTCAGCCTTCACGCTGGCAGCTAACGTCATCGCCAGACGGGTCGTCACGGATGATGTGGACGAACACAGCA ATGGCGAggaaaacagccacaacagaAGGATGATGTACTACCTCAATGATGGGGTGTACGGCTCCCTGAGCTGCTTTCTCACCGATGCCACCTGCAGCGAGGTTCAGCCATACCTTCACAGG GCCGTTGAGAGCAGCGAGAGAAGATACCGTTCCATTATCTGGGGCCCAACCTGCGACAGCATCGACAAAGTAATGGACAACTACTGGATCCCTGAGTTGTACGTGGGGGACTGGCTTCTCGTCGACAACATGGGCGCTTACTCTGTGAGCCTATCCTCTGACTTCAACAGCTTTGAAAAAGCCCACATTTGCCCTGTGGTGACAGCTGAGACGTGGCGCGCCTCAAACCTCTCTCACATCTACAACATTATCTGTTAA
- the LOC121621461 gene encoding ornithine decarboxylase-like isoform X1: MERHTGCAPVSTNGAVMHASSPEKCDIDVLDDGRSISDFIDQKIKELESQGSEEPFYVVSLDSVFQRHGRWLASLPRVKPFYAVKCNNTPAVLRMLSALGTGFDCASKSHLKTCPTQREIQLALDLGATPDKIIYAHPTKPRSHIRYACAHGVNLMTFDSEDELLKIALCHAKAKLVLRIAVDDSESLFRLSPKFGARLATVGKLLERAGELGLEVTGVSFHVGSGCTASLAFKHAIEDARRVFDIANMYGVQMTLLDIGGGFSGREDFQVKFEEFSDVINGALDELFPPDSGVQIIAEPGRYYVESAFTLAANVIARRVVTDDVDEHSNGEENSHNRRMMYYLNDGVYGSLSCFLTDATCSEVQPYLHRAVESSERRYRSIIWGPTCDSIDKVMDNYWIPELYVGDWLLVDNMGAYSVSLSSDFNSFEKAHICPVVTAETWRASNLSHIYNIIC; encoded by the exons ATGGAGAGGCACACAGGCTGTG CACCAGTTTCTACAAATGGAGCAGTCATGCATGCTTCGTCCCCTGAAAAGTGTGACATCGATGTTTTAGATGATGGAAGGAGCATCAGTGACTTCATAGaccagaaaataaaagagcttGAGTCACAG GGGAGTGAAGAGCCTTTCTATGTGGTCAGTCTGGACAGCGTGTTTCAGAGGCACGGCAGGTGGCTCGCCAGCTTGCCTCGAGTTAAGCCCTTCTATGCAGTGAAGTGCAACAACACGCCGGCGGTCCTGAGGATGCTAAGTGCTCTGGGCACAGGTTTCGACTGTGCTAGCAAG tctcacTTGAAAACATGTCCAACACAGCGTGAGATTCAGCTGGCCCTTGATCTCGGAGCAACGCCGGATAAAATCATTTACGCCCATCCAACCAAACCGCGGTCGCACATCAGATACGCCTGTGCTCATGGGGTCAACTTGATGACTTTTGATAGCGAGGACGAACTCCTAAAGATTGCTCTTTGTCATGCCAAAGCCAA ACTGGTCCTCCGCATCGCAGTGGATGATTCAGAATCCCTGTTCAGACTCAGTCCAAAGTTCGGAGCCAGACTGGCGACGGTGGGCAAGCTGCTGGAACGTGCCGGAGAGCTGGGCCTGGAGGTCACCGGGGTCAGCTTCCACGTAGGCAGCGGGTGCACTGCAAGTTTGGCATTCAAGCATGCTATAGAAGACGCCCGACGTGTCTTTGACATCGCG aatatGTACGGTGTCCAGATGACTCTCTTGGATATTGGTGGAGGGTTCTCTGGGAGGGAGGACTTTCAAGTGAAATTTGAAGAG TTTTCAGATGTCATCAACGGAGCACTGGACGAACTGTTCCCGCCTGACAGTGGCGTGCAGATTATTGCAGAACCGGGTCGATACTACGTGGAGTCAGCCTTCACGCTGGCAGCTAACGTCATCGCCAGACGGGTCGTCACGGATGATGTGGACGAACACAGCA ATGGCGAggaaaacagccacaacagaAGGATGATGTACTACCTCAATGATGGGGTGTACGGCTCCCTGAGCTGCTTTCTCACCGATGCCACCTGCAGCGAGGTTCAGCCATACCTTCACAGG GCCGTTGAGAGCAGCGAGAGAAGATACCGTTCCATTATCTGGGGCCCAACCTGCGACAGCATCGACAAAGTAATGGACAACTACTGGATCCCTGAGTTGTACGTGGGGGACTGGCTTCTCGTCGACAACATGGGCGCTTACTCTGTGAGCCTATCCTCTGACTTCAACAGCTTTGAAAAAGCCCACATTTGCCCTGTGGTGACAGCTGAGACGTGGCGCGCCTCAAACCTCTCTCACATCTACAACATTATCTGTTAA
- the LOC121621460 gene encoding retinoic acid receptor alpha-B-like: MYESVDVVGFSPGPSSPSPGSFLSMDYYHRPPGLGPEKGLLSGVGGLQRPFGGSLVSGRHWSGSSHSVETESTSSGEDLLVPSPPSPPPPPRIYKPCFVCQDKSSGYHYGVSACEGCKGFFRRSIQKNMVYTCHRDKVCVINKVTRNRCQSCRLQKCLDVGMSKELVRNDRMKKKKEEKRQGEPEIYVLSADTERMIERVRRAHQDTFPSLCQLGKYTTSDSSEHRVSLDVSLWDKFSELSTKCIIKTVEFAKQLPGFTTLTIADQITLLKAACLDILILRICTRYTPDQDTMTFSDGLTLNRTQMHNAGFGPLTDLVFSFANQLLPLEMDDAETGLLSAICLLCGDRQDLEESEKVDVLQEPIVEALKIYVRRRRPDKPCMFPKILMKITDLRSISVKGAERVITLKMEIPGSMPPLIQEMLENSEGLEGHGAGGAKGGGGGKGKGGGREEEETELGSCHPSPSPKSVPSPIPSPAPCSPSSSSPCT, from the exons ATGTACGAAAGCGTGGATGTTGTGGGTTTCAGCCCCGGCCCCAGCAGCCCCAGTCCCGGCTCTTTCCTGAGCATGGACTACTACCACAGACCCCCGGGGCTCGGGCCGGAGAAGGGGCTCCTGTCCGGCGTAGGAGGACTCCAGCGACCTTTCGGAGGGTCCCTGGTGTCCGGCAGGCACTGGAGCGGATCCAGCCACT ctgtaGAGACTGAAAGCACGAGTTCAGGAGAGGACCTGCTCGTCCCCAGCCCCCcgtcacctccacctccaccccgCATCTACAAGCCCTGCTTTGTGTGTCAGGACAAATCTTCAGGATACCACTATGGAGTCAGCGCCTGCGAGGGTTGCAAG GGTTTCTTTCGGAGGAGCATCCAGAAGAACATGGTGTACACATGCCACAGAGACAAAGTCTGTGTCATAAACAAGGTGACGAGGAACCGCTGTCAGTCCTGTCGACTGCAGAAATGCCTCGATGTTGGCATGTCCAAGGAGT TGGTGAGAAATGAcagaatgaagaagaagaaggaagagaagcGGCAGGGGGAGCCAGAGATCTACGTCCTGTCAGCAGACACCGAGCGGATGATCGAACGTGTTCGACGAGCCCATCAGGACACATTTCCTTCCCTTTGTCAGCTGGGAAAATACACCACG AGCGACAGCTCCGAACACCGCGTCTCTCTGGATGTCAGTCTGTGGGACAAGTTCAGCGAACTGTCCACTAAATGCATCATTAAGACGGTGGAGTTCGCCAAGCAGCTGCCAGGCTTCACAACGTTAACCATTGCTGACCAGATCACCCTGCTCAAAGCCGCCTGCCTCGACATACTG ATCCTAAGGATCTGCACCCGCTACACCCCAGACCAGGACACCATGACCTTCTCCGACGGCCTGACTCTGAACCGCACCCAGATGCACAACGCCGGCTTCGGACCTCTCACAGACCTGGTGTTCTCCTTCGCCAACCAGTTGCTTCCGCTGGAGATGGACGATGCAGAGACGGGATTACTCAGCGCTATCTGCCTGCTCTGTGGAG ACCGTCAGGATCTGGAGGAGTCAGAGAAGGTGGATGTGCTTCAGGAGCCAATTGTCGAAGCCTTGAAG aTCTacgtgaggaggaggagacctGATAAACCCTGTATGTTCCCCAAGATACTGATGAAGATTACTGACCTCAGGAGCATCAGTGTGAagg GAGCAGAGCGAGTGATCACACTGAAGATGGAGATACCCGGCTCCATGCCTCCGCTCATCCAGGAAATGCTGGAGAACTCTGAGGGACTGGAGGGACACGGAGCTGGGGGAGcgaaagggggaggaggaggaaaaggtaaaggaggaggcagagaagaggaagaaacagagctCGGAAGCTGTCATCCAAGTCCGTCGCCCAAATCAGTTCCCTCTCCCATCCCGAGCCCCGCGCCgtgctccccctcctcttcctccccctgcACCTGA